In the genome of bacterium, the window GATACCTTCTTCGTTAGGGGTATTTTTCCCCTTAAAAAGGTAGTTAAAAAAACTTATAAAAATCAATTGTCTTCCGTAATCCGTTTCTGTAATATAGTGACATTGTTCACTTTTTTTTGAATGCATGGAGGGAATATGACAAAGGCTGAAATCGTTGAATCGGTATATGAAAAGATTGGTTTTTCCAAAAAGGAAGCTCAGGATATTGTAGAACTTGTATTTGATACCATTAAAGAAACCCTCGAAAAAGGTGAGAAGATTAAAATTTCCGGATTTGGTAATTTTGTTGTTCGTCAAAAACGTCCCCGCATTGGTCGTAACCCGCAAACCGGTGAAGAGATTGAAATTACGCAGCGCAAAGTGCTTACATTTAAGCCGTCTCAAATTTTAAAAATGGCGCTGAATAAATAATGGTAAAGAGTAGTTTGCGTTTTCCCCAAAAATAATCCTTTATCTCCTCGTTATATTTTTATATGGACTTCACCATGACTGAAGCCCATCAAATTCCTGATAAATTATATTTTAAAATTGGCGAAGTTGCCGAAATTGTTGGCGTAGAGCCTTATGTTTTACGCTATTGGGAAACTGAGTTTAAAGACTTAACTCCTGTAAAATCGCGCACCAATCAACGTTTGTATAAAAAGAAAGATGTGGAGTTACTTTTATCCATCCGTGATTTGCTTCATAAACAAAAATTTACCATCAAGGGTGCTCGCGTTAAATTAAAAGATTCGCCCAAAGATAAGAAAGACAATGCCAGCCAATTGGGCTTGTATACAGCTCCTGAGGCAGAGGCCGATCCCAAACACTTGGCCCGTCACAATGTATTAAGCCAATTAAAAAGTTTAGTTCACGATATGAAAAAAGAATTGGACTGATTGAAGAAGTGAATTGTGGGTAGTTGATGGTGGATAGTTTTTTAAGAAAATTTTAGTTTTTTCACAAGGCCTGCAATCTGCTCAAAGCGTTCCACATATTCCCTGTAATCTTTAAACGGCGAGGCGGCAACCTTGCCATTCTTCAGTTCAAAATCACGCAAGCGTGTGAGGAGAAAGCGCATGGCGCTTTGTTCTAGATAATAAGCAAAATATTGTTTTTCTAAAGGACTCAACTTTCTTTTTTTCTGATAGCCCTTGAGGAAGGCTCTTACAAGGGCGGGAGAGAGTATCGTTTTTTTGTGGCAAAGGGCATGGATGCAAACGCCGATATCAAATAAAAAAGCTCCCTGGCCTGCTGCTTCAAAGTCAATCAAACCCAGCATTTTATTGCCTTGATAGAAAGTATTTTCGGGAAAGATATCGGCATGGATTAAGCCTTGTGGAATTTTCTTGGGTTCGTTTTTTTTGAGGGATGCCAGTTTTTCACGCGTGAATTTAAAAATGTGCGGGTGCTTTTGATTTAGTTTCTTTTGAATTTGTTGAAAAACTTTCTGCTGACCTTTTAAATTAAAACGGTGGGGAGGTAATTTTTGTCCGATAGTCAGTTTGTGAAGTAGCCCCAGTTTTTGCCCTAAATCGCCTAATTGCTTTTCGTTTAAACTGACAGGAGATTTGCCAAAGACTTCATCAAAAATAAGTGCAAATTTCTTTTGATAAGGGACATAAAAAGAGCCTTTGGTTGTTTTGAGGGGAACGGGAGTTTGAAAAGGGAGTTTTTTGGCAATGCGCCCTAAAAGCTTAAAAATTTTAATCTCGTTTAAAAGCCGTGTTTTTTCGGCTACCTCATCAATTTTTAAATAATAGTTTTTATGGGGATAAGTAAGGCGGTAATAGGTATTCACCGTGCCTTCCACAATACCCTTGGTTTTTACGGGTTTTTCGAGGCCAAAGGCAGTTGCAAGGGCATTAATCGTATTGTTAGAAAGTTTTGTAAAAAGGGCCATAAATTAATTGATTCTTCCCTGTATATAAGATTAAGGATGGATGGAACAGGACTTTTTAATAGCTCAACTCTTATGGCCGAAACCAGCGAATTAACACCAGCCATGCAGCAATATATGGCGATGAAAAAGGCGCATCAGGATGCGATCCTTTTTTTTCGCATGGGTGATTTCTATGAGATGTTTTTTGAAGACGCTGTTACGGCCTCCCGTGTTCTGGAGTTAACGCTCACCGCCCGCAATAAGAACCAAAAGGATTCCATCCCTCTCTGTGGTATTCCGTATCATGCCTCTCAAGGCTATATTCAAAAATTGCTGGCCAATGGTTTTAAGGTAGCTGTCTGCGAACAGATGGAAGACCCCAAACAGGCTAAGGGTGTTGTTAAAAGAGAAGTGGTACAGGTTTTAACGCCGGGGCTTGTGTTTGATCCTTTGTGTCTCGATGAAAAAAGTCACAACTATTTAGCGGCTATCTGTGGTGATGGTTCCAATTTTTCACTGGCCTTTGTGGATGTAACTACCGGGGTGTTTAAGGTAACGGAAGTATCCGGTGAAGAAAAATTATTTGATGAACTCTTAAGGTTAGAGCCTAAAGAAATTTTAGTAGAAAAAACCGAAGAACCCGCGGCATGGCAGGATAAGATTAAACTTTATTTTTCAAGCGTGCGTCTAAATCGTCTTTCTGGTTTTGCTTTTGATGCCGATTATGCCTCCGAGCTTGTCCAATCCTATTACAAAGTAAACCCGCAAGTGTTGGGCCTTGAGGCGCTCAGGCTAAAAGCGGTGGGTGCTGTTCTGGGTTATCTGAAAGAAACTAAATTTTTGCGCGAAGGCCTTATTAAAGAACCCGATGCTTATTTCTTTTACGGCTACATGGTGCTCGATCAAAGCACCAAAAAGAATCTGGAATTAACGTCTAGCATTGTTGACGGTGGTAAAAAAGGATCTTTGCTATGGTTGCTTGATGAAGCGCAGACCCCGATGGGTTCGCGTCGGATTAAGGATTGGCTTCTTTATCCGCTTGTAGATGTCGAAAAAATCAACGAGCGTTTAAGTAGTGTGGAAGAGCTCACACAGTATCCGGATATTGTGGATGAAACACGTTCTTATTTAAAAGCTGTGTCCGATATGGAACGTATTCTTAATCGTGTACTGTCGGGCAATGCCAATGCGCGTGATTTAAAAGCCTTGGCTGATTCGCTTGATAAATTGCCGCCGGTATTTTCCAAGTTATCCGGTTTTGGTGCTTTCTTGCTCACCACTATCCAGCAGAATCTCGATCTTTTAGAAGATGTGAAAGCAGATATCGAAGCCATTATTGTGGATGAACCGCCTTTAGGATTAAAAGAAGGTGGGATTATTAAAAACGGGATATCGCCTGATTTGGATGAACTGCGTAATATTGAGCATCATGGCAAATCGTTTATTTCCAATCTCGAAGCCGCTGAGCGGGATAAAACAGGCATCAGCTCGCTTAAAATCCGTTTTAACCGTGTGTTTGGTTACTATATCGAAATCACCAACACGCATGCCGGTAAAACACCGCCGCATTATGTACGCAAACAAACCTTGGCCAATGCCGAACGTTACATTACCGACGAGT includes:
- a CDS encoding homoserine kinase, which produces MALFTKLSNNTINALATAFGLEKPVKTKGIVEGTVNTYYRLTYPHKNYYLKIDEVAEKTRLLNEIKIFKLLGRIAKKLPFQTPVPLKTTKGSFYVPYQKKFALIFDEVFGKSPVSLNEKQLGDLGQKLGLLHKLTIGQKLPPHRFNLKGQQKVFQQIQKKLNQKHPHIFKFTREKLASLKKNEPKKIPQGLIHADIFPENTFYQGNKMLGLIDFEAAGQGAFLFDIGVCIHALCHKKTILSPALVRAFLKGYQKKRKLSPLEKQYFAYYLEQSAMRFLLTRLRDFELKNGKVAASPFKDYREYVERFEQIAGLVKKLKFS
- the mutS gene encoding DNA mismatch repair protein MutS, with the protein product MAETSELTPAMQQYMAMKKAHQDAILFFRMGDFYEMFFEDAVTASRVLELTLTARNKNQKDSIPLCGIPYHASQGYIQKLLANGFKVAVCEQMEDPKQAKGVVKREVVQVLTPGLVFDPLCLDEKSHNYLAAICGDGSNFSLAFVDVTTGVFKVTEVSGEEKLFDELLRLEPKEILVEKTEEPAAWQDKIKLYFSSVRLNRLSGFAFDADYASELVQSYYKVNPQVLGLEALRLKAVGAVLGYLKETKFLREGLIKEPDAYFFYGYMVLDQSTKKNLELTSSIVDGGKKGSLLWLLDEAQTPMGSRRIKDWLLYPLVDVEKINERLSSVEELTQYPDIVDETRSYLKAVSDMERILNRVLSGNANARDLKALADSLDKLPPVFSKLSGFGAFLLTTIQQNLDLLEDVKADIEAIIVDEPPLGLKEGGIIKNGISPDLDELRNIEHHGKSFISNLEAAERDKTGISSLKIRFNRVFGYYIEITNTHAGKTPPHYVRKQTLANAERYITDELKQYEDKVLGAGEKIKNIEYDLFSQLRERVATHSARIRKTASLVADLDALLSFATLAREGGYTKPQFVAENVLHITKGRHPVVEKLVREESFVPNDVFMNSDEGYLMMITGPNMAGKSTLMRQVAIITLLAHVGSFVPAEVVKLGVVDRIFTRIGASDFLSKGQSTFMVEMLETSQILKHATKKSLVILDEIGRGTSTFDGLSIAWAVSEDLCDRVKSRTLFATHYHELTDLAHEKPGIKNYHMAVKEAGGEIRFLRELRAGGTNRSYGVAVAQMAGLSPQVVARAKKILKLLEDKDLKFESRALHSVQPSLFDAQPHPVLEKLKEVDVNELTPLKALNLIAELIKDLQTDSK
- a CDS encoding MerR family transcriptional regulator, with the translated sequence MDFTMTEAHQIPDKLYFKIGEVAEIVGVEPYVLRYWETEFKDLTPVKSRTNQRLYKKKDVELLLSIRDLLHKQKFTIKGARVKLKDSPKDKKDNASQLGLYTAPEAEADPKHLARHNVLSQLKSLVHDMKKELD
- a CDS encoding integration host factor subunit alpha translates to MTKAEIVESVYEKIGFSKKEAQDIVELVFDTIKETLEKGEKIKISGFGNFVVRQKRPRIGRNPQTGEEIEITQRKVLTFKPSQILKMALNK